The proteins below are encoded in one region of Bacillus vallismortis:
- a CDS encoding YcdB/YcdC domain-containing protein, whose protein sequence is MRTKKGAVLVKIEQLKQKALEIGRVPQQYQLEIEDYGDEQKRAYFCWIDPQDENKGIIVELGPDGQLEGLSRDVELESDEKLSEDQIENILIQFVNFHYAEAPNAFVRQENDEAYDDKVRFSYVQMEDGMPLPMSGFMADVSLSGEVVYFRYYGKAGNIMKPERVADEKEALAYFKKSADVTLLFEVLHRSVYKNGDDQPHLVYEPECRAITVPADLVLEERAIDDDNRERESFPLPLFEDIYEKADLGSMIGIEKEFVKEREADLGDGRIGTVWRNPADPVYEPVDKSMDSWFRGRFHQVLKTIHNKETGKLEGVMSFIDEKGPYTVSEAECEKIAIRFLFALFPNADQYFKIRYDEPDEEENAVAGFTFDAHCHGVPLRFGQTRICVSRQTGHITAYMAPDIDPKELEPIQPVPAISAEQAKAIFWQHFKVELGWEREYRDDEENSYRLVYKPMYPRFIEAHTGEPVMSLW, encoded by the coding sequence ATTCGAACGAAGAAAGGGGCTGTCTTAGTGAAAATAGAGCAATTAAAACAAAAAGCACTGGAAATAGGCCGTGTGCCGCAGCAGTATCAACTGGAAATTGAAGACTATGGAGATGAACAGAAAAGGGCGTATTTTTGCTGGATAGATCCGCAGGATGAAAACAAAGGGATCATCGTAGAGCTTGGACCCGACGGACAGCTGGAAGGACTTTCTCGAGATGTTGAGCTTGAAAGCGATGAGAAGCTGTCTGAAGACCAAATAGAAAATATCTTGATTCAGTTCGTGAACTTTCATTATGCGGAGGCTCCGAATGCTTTCGTCCGTCAAGAAAACGATGAGGCATATGATGATAAAGTAAGGTTTTCATATGTTCAAATGGAAGACGGGATGCCGCTTCCTATGAGCGGTTTTATGGCTGATGTCTCCTTATCAGGGGAGGTGGTGTACTTTCGGTATTACGGGAAAGCGGGCAACATAATGAAACCGGAACGGGTCGCAGATGAAAAAGAAGCACTGGCTTATTTCAAGAAAAGTGCAGATGTCACTCTCCTGTTTGAGGTTCTCCATCGCTCTGTCTACAAAAACGGAGACGATCAGCCGCATTTGGTGTATGAGCCTGAATGCAGAGCCATCACCGTACCCGCGGATTTGGTTCTAGAAGAACGGGCGATTGATGACGATAACAGGGAGCGTGAAAGTTTTCCCCTTCCTTTATTCGAAGATATTTACGAAAAGGCTGATCTCGGCAGCATGATCGGTATCGAAAAAGAGTTTGTCAAAGAGCGGGAAGCCGATTTGGGAGACGGGAGAATCGGAACCGTTTGGCGGAATCCAGCTGATCCTGTATATGAGCCTGTGGATAAAAGCATGGACAGCTGGTTTCGAGGTCGGTTTCATCAAGTGCTGAAAACCATCCATAACAAAGAGACCGGAAAGCTCGAAGGTGTCATGTCGTTTATAGACGAAAAAGGGCCGTATACCGTTAGTGAGGCAGAGTGCGAAAAAATCGCGATTCGCTTCCTATTTGCTTTATTTCCGAATGCCGATCAATATTTTAAGATCAGGTACGACGAACCGGATGAAGAGGAAAACGCAGTCGCTGGTTTTACATTTGATGCGCACTGTCATGGAGTGCCGCTCCGGTTTGGGCAGACCAGAATCTGCGTCAGCCGCCAGACCGGACACATTACCGCTTATATGGCGCCGGATATTGACCCGAAGGAGCTGGAACCCATTCAACCGGTTCCGGCCATTTCAGCAGAACAGGCGAAGGCAATCTTCTGGCAGCATTTTAAAGTTGAGCTTGGCTGGGAGAGGGAATACCGAGATGATGAAGAAAACAGCTACCGGCTCGTCTACAAGCCGATGTATCCGCGTTTTATCGAAGCCCATACAGGAGAGCCAGTGATGAGTTTATGGTAA
- a CDS encoding DUF5105 domain-containing protein → MFQKKTYAVFLILLLMLFTAACSGSKTSAEKKESETEKSSDIAQVKIKDVSYALPSKYNKSTTDDQIVLKVNVAVKNTGKEPLNVDSMDFTLYQDDTKMSDSDPEDYNEKLRNSTIDADKSVEGNLFYIVNKGKKYELNYMPEYYGDKKPKSFTFKIDGNDKKVLATADQLQDSAKALSAYIDVLMYGKNNPEFEKITGANKNKIVNEFNQNAKDGFLRGSGLYSSEVNNASLDGILNGIKAGLSKSASFKAETTSISGDEAVVQATVKPIDASTLSDRLKERMEDFYNKKGPDADDNEALKYALKVYPEEFQKLGPASTEEKIEVKMKKNDIDQWQLDMDDYRAADLVEAFIQK, encoded by the coding sequence ATGTTTCAGAAAAAAACGTACGCTGTTTTCTTAATTCTTCTGCTGATGTTGTTTACAGCAGCTTGTTCCGGAAGCAAAACAAGCGCAGAAAAGAAAGAGTCAGAAACAGAAAAAAGCTCAGATATAGCTCAAGTGAAAATTAAAGATGTCTCTTATGCACTGCCGTCTAAATATAATAAGTCCACTACAGATGACCAGATCGTATTAAAAGTCAATGTCGCTGTGAAAAACACAGGGAAAGAACCACTGAATGTAGACAGCATGGATTTTACTTTGTACCAAGATGACACCAAGATGTCGGACTCAGATCCCGAAGACTATAACGAAAAGCTGCGTAACAGCACAATTGACGCTGACAAATCCGTTGAAGGGAACCTTTTCTATATTGTAAATAAAGGAAAGAAATACGAGCTTAATTATATGCCGGAATACTATGGTGATAAAAAACCAAAATCATTTACATTTAAAATTGACGGTAATGATAAAAAAGTCTTAGCAACAGCTGATCAACTTCAAGACTCTGCCAAAGCATTATCTGCTTATATAGATGTGCTCATGTACGGTAAAAACAATCCAGAATTCGAAAAAATCACCGGAGCTAATAAAAACAAAATAGTAAATGAATTTAATCAAAACGCTAAGGATGGCTTTCTGCGAGGTTCAGGCCTGTATAGCAGTGAAGTTAACAATGCATCGCTTGATGGCATTTTAAACGGCATAAAAGCTGGTTTGAGCAAAAGTGCTTCATTCAAAGCCGAGACTACATCTATCTCAGGAGATGAAGCTGTTGTGCAAGCAACAGTAAAACCTATTGACGCCTCTACTCTTTCTGATCGTTTAAAAGAAAGGATGGAAGATTTCTACAACAAAAAGGGCCCTGATGCCGATGATAATGAAGCATTAAAGTACGCGCTGAAAGTTTATCCAGAAGAATTTCAAAAACTTGGGCCAGCATCAACTGAAGAGAAGATTGAAGTCAAAATGAAGAAAAATGACATCGACCAATGGCAGCTTGATATGGACGATTACAGAGCGGCAGATTTAGTCGAAGCTTTCATACAAAAATAA